A stretch of DNA from Vidua chalybeata isolate OUT-0048 chromosome 3, bVidCha1 merged haplotype, whole genome shotgun sequence:
TTCTGCCGAAGCTCTTTGCTCGGGCTCCTAAAGAACTTGACCCCGGCCCTCCCACAAGATGTGGCGTTTTGGCTGGTGGTGGCCGTGCCATCAGGCTGGGCATCACCTGTCAGGAAGGTGGCAATGCCTGTAGAGAGGGTGACAGGCTCCGAGAACTTGCTTGCTGAGAGTTGCACTGAAATCAGCGGTGGAGACCTGCAAAGGACAGACCGACATCAGCTCAGACGCCAGCCTGGAAAGCAAGAAATCTTTTGAGGTAAGACTTTAAACACCACAAAACATTCACAGACAGGGGAACTGTAGTATCTGGCAAGGGTTGGGACAGATGTTTGCTCTGACAAAGTTAGTATTGCTGCCTCCAGAACAGACAtagcaggctgtgctgggcaaaGCAGAACCCCTCTTTCCAAAGCAGCAATTGCCAAAGGAAGGGCtttggagcaggagcagccaacTGCCAGCCTGGACTTGCAGTTCATTACAGGCTGAAGCTGCTGTGAGATGAGAGCACGCTAAGGGAGCAGCAGCCTTGTCAGAGTTTAACAGACAGAACCTTCTTGCCTTCActgcaaagcagaaagaagaaaggaagaaaatgctgaagacAGGAGTTGtgcactttcatttttcttcctgccccAATGGCTTCCTCACAAAAAGCTTTGTCCTTAGGGTAGGACAACAAGGCTTAGCTAATTTCTTCAGCCCAGCAGGGCAAGGACAGCCTCACTTCAGCTGGACAAACCCCAGCCAGTAGCAATCCTAACTCCAAGTACAGAAGTGTCTCACCAGATGTGAGGCTCAGAAGAGGCCAAGCTGTCCTACCACTAAAAGGTCTCTACACTCTACTGTGAGGGTGCTGGAAATCACTTTTCCTGCCACTCAAATTAACTCGAGTTCCTTTCCAATAGGTCTCTGGCTTGTCCAGTACCTCCCACATCAGAACCAGTCCTGACAGAGGTGACCCACTTTGTCCCACACTCACCATGCTGCCTGGTGAGCTCCAGCCATGTTGCAGGTTTGGATGAGGGTGAAGGCGTCATTGCACATTTTCTGTGCATCATAGCGGGACAGGGCACACAGGCGTGACACGCGGGTGTCCCCTTGCTGGCGGATCACCACCATCAGCTGCCGGGCCACGCGGTGGTTCTGCCGGGAGAGTAGAGCTGTGCTTCCAGCGACTCCtgcaggaaggggcaggaacAGCCGAGGGGACTGTTCCCTGCCTGGagccctccccaccccacacTCCCCTGCCATCTCCCGAGGGTGGGGTGGGACATGTCCTGCCCGGCCTGATTGCCAAGGGATGGGATACACAACAACAAGTGCTTGTACAGCTGTGTCACACAGGATGGGAAGCAGCTAGTCCTTGCTTTCCCTCAAAGGCAACTCCACAGTTTTCTTGGCCCCACTGCAGTGCCAAAGCTGGTGGATTGCTCCCACCCTGGCCTGCAGCGTACCGTCCAGATAGGAGCACAGTGCTCCCTCTCACAGGGCACACCTGTGTCAGCAAAAGGCTTGCAAGGGAGCACCAGTGCAGCAGAAGGAAGTTGCAGTGGCTTTCAGATCCCTGCATCCTAAAGCATGGGACAAGGATTGTTCCCTGCTTGTTCCCTGCAGTGTTCTGGGGCAAAACCATCCTGCCTGGCCATGCTCTTGCACACCTCTCTTCTTGGGACACCTCAGCACACAGGCACACATCTGTGGGTGAGCAAATTTCCTCCCCTCCCACACAGCACCCTCAGACTCCTGCAAACCACTCGTGCTACAAATGCACTATGTGCCTCCTtgtgtccctgtgcctcccCTCCTTACCTGGCTCCTGTCCTTGTTCAGTCTGGACTCCAGCTCCAAggccagctgcaggagccagtgCTGCACCTGGACAAAGCAGGGGTAACAGACAGGTTGGgcctctgctcacagcagtATCACAATACAAGTGGAATGCTGGTGGGGGATCAGACTGGAATGGACAGACTATTGTAAGGCCCCATATCTGTAGTAGACCTTGAGAAATCAGTCCAGCTGAGATTCAACACTGCAGGAAAGGACATTATAGATACCATACAAGCCCTACATTACTACTAAATTTTGCCAAGTAATCTAGGTTCCCTGTCCTGGATTTCTCTTTCCATCTTCCTAAAGCTCAGTGGGAACATCTCCCCAGCTAATAACTAAAGTGCATCCTGTCTCTTTCTTTGGGCTAGTTACCTTCCTTCTAGCAACCATGCTCTTGAAGCTAGGCACTGTGAATAACTTTCCAACAGCACAGGCCCAGTTTTGCTCATGGAAATTAGAATCAAGATGGACCTCTTTGTGCAGGAGTTTGTCAATGCATTTCTGTCAACAGGGACTTTCAGAACTCAAACCACCTTCTCCCACTGAGCCTCTAGTCTGAGTTTCAGGGCATAACtgtgcagaaaagcagcagttttgcaAGCTAGTCTGTTTTTAGTATTCTTATCTTCTCCAGTGTGAAAGCCAAGCCTTATGCTAGATGGAGGCTTCTCCTACCGCCTTCTGTGTGGCCAGGGCTAACTTCCCAGGGAAATTCTTGCTGCAGCCAATAGACTGGGGCAGGTACCGGTTTTTGACAGGTTCCTCTTCAATTCCTCTACACAAGTCATAGAGCCAAGACCTGAAAGACACAGAGAAAGCATGAGGTTAAGGAAGCTACAGACAGGCAGGCATCACTGGGCAGCATGTCAGTCTCCTGCTGAGCCCCGCTTTCAACTCAGCACCAGCTGTGACTGTCTCTCATCCTCAGCTTTACAGTTGCAGCCACAGCTGAACAAGCAGGATTCCTTCAGGCCACAACTGCCTGTCAGCACAACTCCTCCACCTCATCTCCTGAAGTGGCAACAGTTCACTAGTCTGCAGGGCAGTCCAACTGTTGTGGGCCCAGAAGTTGTGTTTcaggctccagcccagccttgtaATTTCCTCTATGATGAGACTGTCAAGACTGCCCTCTTTCCAGCCTGCAGAGAACCAGCCCTTTGACCCCATCCTTGGATGTTGTAGAGGAAGGCTGAGGCACTGGCTGACAAGCAAAATATTATCCTGGGGAGGGTGCCTGGGAGCAGGCAAGACTTGAAACCTGCTGTGGGCCCAATGGATCAATGCCTCCCAAAGATGTCATTGAAGTTTTACCTTCCAACCTTCCTAATCACAGTAGAACAAGGTTCTGTGAAAGAAAGGAAGTCTCAATGCCTGCCAAGAGCCAAGTTGTGGTGAGTGGTTAATCATTACCCAGTTTTGTCTCCAAAATGTGTCTGGAGCTCAGTCTCACTGAACTGTGTCAGCTCCCCGATGTACTCTACTCCCAGGATGTCTGTGATAGCAGTGCCAAGCTTGCCTCCCAGGTTACGGctacaaaacaaagaaaaaaaacacaagtgaAGCATCATGTGGAGACTGTGACAAGTCTCATTGCAGCAGCTGTTCTTAAATAAGGATAGGTAGAAACTGCTAAGAACTAGCAGGACAAAAGGAACACCTGGCACTTGGCTCTTCTGCTCATAGTAAAAGGACACATAGGAGTTGATGTAGGAACTGCTCCCTAGGTCCCCCAATTTTAGTGCTTCTCCCTCATCTCCATCTGATCTCAAATCATGCTCTGAAGAATGCCTCACATATAGCTTCCTTCTTCCTCCACAGACAGGAGCCTCTCCCATACacacctctctccatcccttgCACAACACAAGAAAGCAGAGAACAGCAGTGCAGGTCTGGAGAGCCAGATTAGGGATCCATTCCTCTGAAGCAGCAGTACTGGTAATACTTCCCTACACCAGGAAAAGTACTTTGTGGATGCACAGTGTGGATGctcaaaagaaaaccacatcTGCTCTCTGTGAGGACAGCTGTCACTCACACTGGGGAACAGCTATGGCCTCCTTGCCCACAGTTGCTTCTGGCTTACACCTATGCATCCCAGCAGTCATCCCGGGCAAAGCCTTATCCTGGGAAGGGATGCCCACAGGCTGCTAGTGGCCTTTTGGCTTGTGGTCCCTTcaccagcagggctgcagcttcACAAGCACACTCCCCCTGAACTGTTACTCACAGCCAGAAGAGATCACTGGCAGGATTCCCTCTGTTTGTTAGGAGCATTGACAAGCAGTTACTGTGTAGCTGAGAGCCTCTGCTGGCTGCTATCAGTGAGCATCAAATTGCTGTGCTGAggtggccaggagcagccccaggctgcactaagcagcagctccctggtaCTTACATGCTGCTGACGGGCAGCTGGCTGAAGAGCTGTGGCACAAATCGTGCAGACACCAGTGTCTGGCGGTTGGGCTTGTTCAACCCACAGGCCAGTTTTGCCAGTGTCTGTAACACAGAAGAGGGTGGAAACTCTGTTATTATACACTGTGCACTGGCCTAATGTAATTCTACCTAACAGCTTGTGCTGCATCACCTCTAAGAGTTGCCTTCAGAAGAGCTGCTAGGAATATGTGTACAGGGTGCACCACTGCTTGCTCTTAGGCAGTATCCACTTCAGGATTCCACATGCACTAGCTGGGTACgctgaaagcaaagctgcttcCAGGCTTTAGTTCTGTGAATTGCTGGactcctgctccaggcagatAAAGATCTTTCATCTATTGTGGTTGCTATAGTTTTCCATCAGGCAAGCATGCTAGAGCTTCCGCAGCATGCCCATAGTCCTCCCCCAGGCTATGTCTCTCAATATgcctttttccttcatcttctgTGTTTGTCTTGCTTTTTGTCAATGTCACTATTTTAATCTTCTCTCTGTGAGGTCTGCAACAGCATAGTGCTGCAAAAGGAAACCTTTAAAATGCATAGTAGAACAGCCTGGAAGGCATGTTCTCCTATATAGTTTCCCTTCCCACTCTAAGCTACCACAGGGTCAAAATACACAGACCAGCTTGAAGTACTTTTAGCTGGGTGTTTGAGGTTTTATTGAACAACTCTAGTAACTTTCTCTTTCAGTGCTTTGCCACACATCCTGTAACTAAGCAAAATTTCTTGCCTGCCTGTTGAGCTATGACCTTTATTAACAGCCCCTTTTACAGGCttaaatacatttgaaataatttctagaCAAAGTAGATCCTTTCTCAGATGTCCAATCACTGTTTTTCTTGTCTGGTTGGAGACTTCCAAGTTTACCCACCTCATAAAGTGACGTGCTGCAAGCAAAACCAACCACTGAGACTTCATGGGGAGAAATCATTTACTTTTTCTGACACCTTCTGTAAACTGCACATGCTGAAACGGGACTTGGCATTTCTACAAGAGCATTTATATTACTGACTCATCCTGCTGCTTGTCCACAACAACTCCAGGCTACTTCCTGACTTACTGTGACTTAGCCAAAATCATGCTGGTTGCTTTTTTTCTATAAACCACAAAAACAGTCAATGAGCATAAGAGGAGCATAAGAAGCAATGTTTGCACTGATTCTAAGCTTTTTCAAGCTCAAAATTTTCAACTCTAATTTCATCTCAGAACTTTCACAGCCCAGGCCCCGAGCCCTATCTGTGCAATACCTGAATTCATACAGCTGTTCCCTCTTTGTAGGCTTCAGTGAAAATACTGGCTCTTAGCAGACCTCGGACAGATTCCCCCAAGATCCCAGTCTCAACATCCCAATTTGAGTGCACCTCACTGAACAAAATCATTATGGGATACAGTAATGTTTTCTTCAGCTAGATGCATGCCCTTCAGACAACTTCAGCCATGTTGTCTGCTACAGTGTCATCATCAGGTTATTCAGCTCAGGGTGAGGTGTGTTAGAAGCCTTAAGGTTGACACCTCACATCTGGAGTCTTTCCTGCACATTTGGCCACTTATGCTGTCAAGGAGGGCACATAAATGAATTTGGCATGAGTGGTTCTTGAGAAAACCATGGTTATCCTCCAGGTGCTTCCAAATTTTTTGGTCTCATTCATCATCTGGATTCCTGGTGTACTCTAACCAGGTCCTTCATTAGGAAAAGCAATTCCTTGGGAgagttttctgtagaaaaaacaCAAGCATAAAGCAGATAATCTTCACCTTGAGTTTCAGGCAACAGTTGTTGTAGCCTGAGAATGGTTTTTACTGACACAAATTCCCAGCAACTCAGCAGCAGAAGACCAGATTGGGGCACTGAGGTGAGTAGGGttgctttttgtctttctggTGAGTCAGTATTTACCCTGCTGGCCATGGGGATTTGGGTGATGCTCAGCCAGCTGCTGAGAGCAACCACAGGAGCTCTTGGTGCatgacagcagctgcagaaacaaaCGGACTTTGATGACTTTGATGCTGTAGCTACAGAGGGTTTCCTGCTGGGTGGAAGGTGAGCTGGTTTAGTGGGAGCACCTCTTTTGTTCTGCAGAAAAGGTTTGTACCCACTGAGGTGAGCTGGCTGTGGAAGCACAGCACAGTGTTCTGCACGGCCACAAGTATGCTGTGGTGATCTCTGCACTGCTGCTACACATACACTTCTTCAGGGATAGCACAGTACATCACCATGTCcttactcttaaaaaaaaaaatgctggcatAGAAAATGGAAGCTGGGAGGCTGGGAGAAGCTGCTAGGAATATCATAGAAGTTTTCTGTTAATCTTGactaaagaaagcaaaaaggcaGATTAAACATACCTTCCACTAGAAATTTCTACACCAGTGACATTCTTCACCTAGCTCATTTCTATCTCACAGTCTCTGCTAGTTTCAGACTAAGCCAGTGCAGAACCAGTTCCAATCCTTGTGTACAGATGGCAGTACTACcagctgtttctgcagcagtCAATAACATATATCTTCCTTGAATTCCAAAGCATCCATTtagtcttcattttcttttttttttttttttttttaagtcatagCTTGCCTTTATAAAGTCATTACTGTATAAATAAGCCTCTCTTCTGCAGAGCAAAAGGGATGGTCTCAGCAAACCACCCTGCATTTCATCCGGCAGGAAATCCTCTGTAGCTGCAGCATCAAAGTCCGtttgtttctgcagctgctgtcatgcaccaagtgctgctgtggctgctctcagcagctggCTGAGCATCACCCAAATCCCCATGGCCAGCAGAGTACATACTGACTCAccagaaagacaaaaagcaaCCCAGCTCACCTCAGTACCCCAATGTGGTGTTCTTCTGCTGCTGAGTAGCTGGGAATTTGTGTCAGTAAAACTGGCTATGGTGACTGTTGCCTGAAACTCAAGGTGAAGATTACCTGCTTTATGCTTCtgttttttctacagaaaacacTTCTGGAGGACTTAAACCCCTTTTGTTCCTAGTGAGCTCATTCATTAGGGTACATCAGGAATCCAGGCAGTAAATTAGTGGATTGCTGACTGCCCAGGCCATAGCTCTGGGGAAACAATTCCTCCCATTTCCAGATGTCTTATAATTTCTCTGAAGGTGTGATCACACATGGTTGCATTCCCAACTTGGTTCATCTTCTACAGGAAATTTGTAAGTATAGGAGAGCATCTACAGCATGTTCTGACTCTGCAACCCAGAAGAAATCAGGCTGATGTGTTATGCACATACCTTGTTGTGCGAGATGCCAGCTGAACACCTGAATCCAGTAGCTTCTTCCACTGCCACCCTAATTTCTTCCACAATTACTGCGCCCATGGTCAGCTGCAGGTCAGGACAATCTGGGTTATCGAAAGACAGCGACGCCAGCCACTCGTCCAAACCACGCTGCCGCAGCTCCTCTAGAAAAGGGACACAAAAGGGATGTCAAGGGGACTCCTTGCTGAGCCCAGCAAAGGGACCgcagcagcctgtcccagccagcagcctcaGGCTTCTGTGAGCGCATTCCAGCCACAGGGAGGACAACAGGCACCTTAAAAGCCATTCACTGCGGAAAACGCAGACCCCATTTACCACGCTCTCGATTCGGGGGAGTCAAAGCAGGCGGAGTGGGCCTTTCCCGGGGGGCGGGGGTCGGTGCGTACCCTTCCCGCCGGGATCAGCTCGGTGCGCGCCCTTCCCGGCGGGATCGGGGCCGGGCTCTCCGGGCAGTCCCTGCACGAAGGTGCTGGGCAGCAGCGcggccggcagggggcgccCGCGCAGGTCGCGCAGCCGGAGGCGCGCGCTGCCCGTCAGGTCCAGGTACGCCTCGTCGATGCTCGCGCGCTCGATGGCGGCGAAGCGCGACAGCACCTGCATCACCTCCGCGCTGGCCTCCCGGTACCTGCCGGGCGGCGGGCACGGGCTcagccgccgccccgcgccACCAGGGAGGCCCGCACCGCCGCCGCCACCCCCGGCCCCCGCTCTCACCGTGTGAGGTCCGCCTTGCCCCGCGCCTGCGGCACCCGGGCCAGCGCCAGCTCGGGGCACAGCGCCCGCGCCTCCGACGCCCACATCCCGCGGGACACGCCGAAGGCGCGCGCCTCGTAGCTCACCGCGATGATCCTGCCAAGACACGGAGGTGAAGtgcggggcgggcccggccccgcggggagCGGGGTGGGACGAGGAGCCGGGGTCGCCAAGCCGGCTCGCCTACACCTACCCGCC
This window harbors:
- the POLH gene encoding DNA polymerase eta, yielding MSRGRERVVALVDMDCFFMQVEQRLDPQLRGRPCAVVQYTEWQGGGIIAVSYEARAFGVSRGMWASEARALCPELALARVPQARGKADLTRYREASAEVMQVLSRFAAIERASIDEAYLDLTGSARLRLRDLRGRPLPAALLPSTFVQGLPGEPGPDPAGKGAHRADPGGKEELRQRGLDEWLASLSFDNPDCPDLQLTMGAVIVEEIRVAVEEATGFRCSAGISHNKTLAKLACGLNKPNRQTLVSARFVPQLFSQLPVSSIRNLGGKLGTAITDILGVEYIGELTQFSETELQTHFGDKTGSWLYDLCRGIEEEPVKNRYLPQSIGCSKNFPGKLALATQKAVQHWLLQLALELESRLNKDRSQNHRVARQLMVVIRQQGDTRVSRLCALSRYDAQKMCNDAFTLIQTCNMAGAHQAAWSPPLISVQLSASKFSEPVTLSTGIATFLTGDAQPDGTATTSQNATSCGRAGVKFFRSPSKELRQKPASAIESFFQKAAERQLSQAVAATSLPTTEPAVPSSPEHQERAAVGLPVGLASVQCDLESPVKQGPSDASPSSLYKRLRQEKLPSDATQTPSTPPSSRTLLKLQPAVEGNEQNLPPSPELTLLPPASPGDQQRCEKCGQLVLVWEFPEHMDYHFALELQSSFLEPSPPMAPEAAPSAKAVASRSPAKAKNKPKTPAGSTTKRPKEGVTRTLDFFFKPLPP